One Felis catus isolate Fca126 chromosome D3, F.catus_Fca126_mat1.0, whole genome shotgun sequence DNA segment encodes these proteins:
- the FAM210A gene encoding protein FAM210A, giving the protein MQWNVSRSIFRLAHRTCMEPHCQNIKGQLLLYKAESRVVLVQGPQKQWLHLSAVQCVAKEKKPFTAHPPQPGVLHHQQWEQDILSKRVISSNATSPGTPSERKEEPDPLQDKSISLYQRFKKTFRQYGKVLIPVHLITSGVWFGTFYYAAIKGVNVVPFLELIGLPDSVVNILKNSQSGNALTAYALFKIATPARYTVTLGGTSFTVKYLRSRGYMSTPPPVKEYLQDRMEETKELLTEKMEETKDRLTEKLQETKEKVSFKKKVE; this is encoded by the exons ATGCAATGGAATGTATCAAGGTCTATATTCCGACTGGCACATAGGACATGCATGGAACCACACTGTCAAAACATAAAGGGACAATTACTTTTGTATAAAGCTGAATCCAGAGTAGTTTTGGTACAGGGCCCTCAAAAACAATGGCTGCACTTATCAGCTGTCCAATGTGTtgcaaaggaaaagaagccaTTTACTGCTCATCCACCCCAACCGGGGGTCCTTCACCATCAACAGTGGGAGCAAGATATTTTATCCAAGAGGGTTATATCATCCAATGCCACATCCCCAGGAACTCCTtcggaaagaaaggaagagcctGATCCTTTACAAGACAAATCTATTAGTCTTTATCAGcgatttaagaaaacatttagacAATATGGAAAAGTTTTGATTCCAGTACATCTAATAACTTCTGGTGTTTGGTTTGGAACATtttattatgcagccataaa agGAGTGAATGTCGTTCCTTTTCTAGAACTCATTGGGTTACCTGACAGTGTAGTAAACATTCTGAAAAATTCCCAGAGTGGAAATGCCCTAACAGCATATGCCTTGTTTAAG ATCGCAACACCTGCCCGATATACCGTGACTTTGGGAGGAACCTCCTTTACTGTGAAGTATTTGCGTAGTCGGGGCTACATGTCAACACCACCTCCTGTTAAGGAGTATCTGCAGGACAGGATGGAAGAGACCAAGGAGCTTCtcacagagaaaatggaagaaacaaaggATAGACTCACTGAAAAATTacaggaaaccaaagaaaaagtttcttttaagaaaaaagtggAATAG